Genomic DNA from Octopus bimaculoides isolate UCB-OBI-ISO-001 chromosome 3, ASM119413v2, whole genome shotgun sequence:
ATGCATCAACCTATATATAGTACTAGCTGACATACCTGGTAATTCTTGGAAaagtggggcttatcccttggttctgttctcataattgtttcgctaatccaataacaacaacacaaagtaTGTAacccttaaaacagtttttgtgcatttacagacaATACCGAACTGTCTGACACAAATTTCTGACTTTGTACCTATGCTAAAAATTATTGTAAGGGCAATGGATTGGCAGGGTCAGAAGCAAggcggataaaatgctttgtggcatttagctacatctctatgttctgagttcaattcctgcagtGGGTGGGTCAATtttattgcctttcatcattacagaaagttgataaaaataagtacaggaatCAACATAATTGACTGCTTCCTCTCTGAAGAttttgttagaaatcattattattagcattgtcATACCACTGAAGACTAGGTTTTTAGATTTGTTGTATCTGGATTAATGCATTTTAATTCCTCTCCAACCCTTCCTTTATTGTAGCTAGGacacaaggtggaaaaaaaaaaacatgaagacacCATAATAGAGCAGTGTGGTAGTAACTCCTTGGAAATGTGAGGTTATACTGGGGTAGCAAATATGAAGGGGCATTTTGAGAGTGTGTAAAGGGGTTgtgatttttcaaagaaatatttaattgtgTCTGGGAGGGTACAAGAAGTTATTGCAATAGCTCTCAAATTCCTAAAAGCCATTAACATATATACTGGTtctaagaagacatgggatgaggtagtgaagcacgaccttcgaacattaggcctcactgaggcattaactagtgaccgagacctttggaaatatgctgtgcttgaaaagacctggcaagctaagtgagatcataacctgtggcctttgccaggggtgtaaccagcccacttatgcgtacctttccctcattggacactaaactctgcttgcgaagacctgttgaggcaagtgaaatcaaaatcgaaccaaattcgacgactggcacctgtgccaacctttccttcattagagagatttatgcagtagtgatacgatgaagtagttgtatgctgtcaacttaatgtgacagtcccatgaaggaaataatactactgttgtttagacctaggaagctgcaccgtttcctgtctcccccttgtaaacataaggacgcaagaaatgtgtcaaggccgacaggaagcggtgcagcttcctaggtctaaacaacagtagtattattcccttcatgggactgtcacattaagttgacagcatacaactacttcaagttTGACTCTGTTGCAATAATTCAAACCAGATTTCCTGTTTCTTCCTATATTTTCCTACCGCTAATCTTGGAGGCTCTGAGAAAGATTATGGGTGGTGACCCTCTTCCTCTAATTtgctataaaaatgtattttttaatgagACGTGAATTACCTTAACcaatattaatacatttataagGATTTAACATGGATTTTTTCAATTCTCTGatgcatcaaaaaaaaaaaaaaagagaaaaaatagtaaaGGTACTCACCAGTAGTCATCAGATGATCTCTGTAGAATGGAAAACGAAACTGTCCTATTAATATGCACAAATATTGATGCATATTTGGGAACATTTGGTTAAAGCCTGTTGCATTTGTTGCAAAGTTAGCAAAAGCACCAGCGCTTATAACCAACAATATAGTTCTTGGATGGTAACCAACAATATAGTTCTTGGATGGATCAAGCTCTGCTGTCTTGATGAGATTTATAGGAAAGTAATCAGCAAAGTATTTCCAAATGGGATTGTTTAATTGCCACAGAAGACAACGGCCTCCTTGCTCACATGTGTTGATGTCATAGATGTACCATATTAAATAAGCCAGaagtatgaaataatatttagtgAACAAAAGGTAGATGAAGATGGCAAGACTTCCAAAACCCAAGCATATGAAACCCAGTGTCCATAGAAAGACAAAAGCTGTCTGTATACGTCTTTCAAAAGGAATTGGAGCAAACACTGATCCTAATATATTCATAGTTAGCCTAAAagcaataaaatttcaaatatgtgtTACCTGAATAGAGAATATGTGTTCCAAATGACTAAACgatataaaagagagaaaatgtcacTAGGGAGAATTGTATGTAGTAGAATAATAGTAATGTACTTGTCTTTTCTGACACTggaaaaaaagatatgaaaatgcTACCTCAACGTGTTACTGAATGAAGAGAatgcatggaacaaatagggggtgctgcaagTAGACCCAACAAAAAGAGCAACCATTGAAGTTGACAGCTGTATCTGTGAAAGCACAACTAAAGATAAGAAAGTGGAGAAGACAGCTGACCTATTAGGAACATTCACTGGTAGATTGATACCTGTGAACCCAATAACTGGCCTAACAGTCTGAtcatcaactgctacaagggcaaAGGAGATGCCCCAGAGGGCTAGCTGCAGAGGTATCAAATTAATGGACCAAGTTACTGAGAATTNNNNNNNNNNNNNNNNNNNNNNNNNNNNNNNNNNNNNNNNNNNNNNNNNNNNNNNNNNNNNNNNNNNNNNNNNNNNNNNNNNNNNNNNNNNNNNNNNNNNNNNNNNNNNNNNNNNNNNNNNNNNNNNNNNNNNNNNNNNNNNNNNNNNNNNNNNNNNNNNNNNNNNNNNNNNNNNNNNNNNNNNNNNNNNNNNNNNNNNNNNNNNNNNNNNNNNNNNNNNNNNNNNNNNNNNNNNNNNNNNNNNNNNNNNNNNNNNNNNNNNNNNNNNNNNNNNNNNNNNNNNNNNNNNNNNNNNNNNNNNNNNNNNNNNNNNNNNNNNNNNNNNNNNNNNNNNNNNNNNNNNNNNNNNNNNNNNNNNNNNNNNNNNNNNNNNNNNNNNNNNNNNNNNNNNNNNNNNNNNNNNNNNNNNNNNNNNNNNNNNNNNNNNNNNNNNNNNNNNNNNNNNNNNNNNNNNNNNNNNNNNNNNNNNNNNNNNNNNNNNNNNNNNNNNNNNNNNNNNNNNNNNNNNNNNNNNNNNNNNNNNNNNNNNNNNNNNNNNNNNNNNNNNNNNNNNNNNNNNNNNNNNNNNNNNNNNNNNNNNNNNNNNNNNNNNNNNNNNNNNNNNNNNNNNNNNNNNNNNNNNNNNNNNNNNNNNNNNNNNNNNNNNNNNNNNNNNNNNNNNNNNNNNNNNNNNNNNNNNNNNNNNNNNNNNNNNNNNNNNNNNNNNNNNNNNNNNNNNNNNNNNNNNNNNNNNNNNNNNNNNNNNNNNNNNNNN
This window encodes:
- the LOC106882473 gene encoding 2-acylglycerol O-acyltransferase 2-A; translated protein: MNILGSVFAPIPFERRIQTAFVFLWTLGFICLGFGSLAIFIYLLFTKYYFILLAYLIWYIYDINTCEQGGRCLLWQLNNPIWKYFADYFPINLIKTAELDPSKNYIVGYHPRTILLVISAGAFANFATNATGFNQMFPNMHQYLCILIGQFRFPFYRDHLMTTGCLYG